In one Aquila chrysaetos chrysaetos chromosome 24, bAquChr1.4, whole genome shotgun sequence genomic region, the following are encoded:
- the LOC115334825 gene encoding probable E3 ubiquitin-protein ligase makorin-2, which translates to MEPGSLVASGALRAQGGYRRPLCRNFARGSCRWGQSCRFSHDRKSVHICKYFQRGFCSYGERCSYEHIQEEPVPVGTRYGPMPTVPTVPPSHRGSEPGRVPAAAAQGWGGAQHGLVHPVPTVTHMAFKFASMKVEEEEKNKENTTAPGNVPPGAVGGEFVPAQAQGASGSQPQGLGLDPNSPDTREAVVETATRTDPAEVLTEPGAAAALVPTMALRAQSEAVVCGICMDRVYEKPLPEERFFGILPNCSHAYCVGCIRKWRRSRDFQSTVSKACPECRVTSSYYIPHKYWVSDASEKEKLIKTFKARTGKMRCKFFVQNHGHCPFKSDCIYLHELPAGQLPRIPIEFSPSMESFDEEDDEICVLEWAVTLTEADFRYSRNGYEMVFNFSNSN; encoded by the exons atggagccaggctcgCTGGTGGCATCTGGGGCATTAAGGGCCCAGGGGGGCTATCGGAGACCCCTGTGCAG GAATTTTGCCCGCGGATCCTGTCGATGGGGCCAGAGCTGCCGCTTCTCGCATGACAGAAAGTCAGTCCACATCTGCAAGTACTTCCAGAGGGGATTTTGCAGCTACGGAGAGCGGTGCAG CTATGAGCACATCCAAGAGGAGCCGGTGCCGGTGGGGACCCGCTATGGCCCCATGCCCACCGTGCCCACCGTGCCCCCCAGCCACCGGGGCTCGGAGCCTGGCCGTGTGCCTGCGGCAGCAGCCCAAGGCTGGGGGGGAGCCCAGCATGGCTTGGTCCACCCTGTCCCCACTGTGACGCACATGGCCTTCAAGTTTGCAAGCATGAaggttgaggaggaagagaaaaacaaggagaaTACTACAGCACCTGGTAACGTCCCCCCTGGGGCCGTCGGTGGAGAATTTGTCCCTGCACAAGCTCAGGGTGCCTCAG gctcccAACCGCAAGGGCTAGGGCTGGATCCAAATTCTCCTGACACCAGAGAGGCAGTGGTGGAGACAGCTACACGGACTGACCCTGCAgag GTCCTGACGGAGCCAGGTGCTGCGGCAGCCCTGGTCCCCACCATGGCACTGAGGGCCCAGAGTGAGGCCGTGGTGTGTGGCATCTGCATGGATCGGGTGTACGAGAAGCCACTGCCGGAGGAGCGGTTCTTTGGGATCCTCCCAAACTGCAGCCATGCGTACTGTGTGGGCTGCATCCGCAAGTGGCGTCGCAGCCGTGACTTCCAGAGCACGGTCAGCAA GGCCTGCCCAGAGTGCCGGGTCACCTCCAGTTACTACATCCCCCACAAATACTGGGTCTCAGATGCGAGTGAGAAGGAGAAGCTCATCAAAACCTTCAAGGCACGGACGGG GAAAATGAGGTGCAAGTTCTTTGTCCAGAACCACGGCCACTGCCCATTCAAGTCAGACTGCATCTACCTGCATGAGCTGCCTGCTGGCCAGCTGCCAAGGATACCCATC GAGTTCAGCCCTTCCATGGAGAGCTTTGACGAGGAGGATGACGAGATCTGCGTGCTTGAATGGGCTGTCACCCTGACGGAGGCAGACTTTCGGTACTCACGTAACGGCTACGAGATGGTCTTCAACTTCAGCAACTCCAACTAA